The segment TTCGCTTGCGGTAGCAAGCGAGTAGCAAACTCGAAGAGTTTGCCTAATTTCTTTTATCGCTTCGAAATAAACTTTCCCCTGCCTTAATAAGTTTTCGAAGCCCTTATCTATATATCCTTTGTCTCCGATTATACTGCAGTTCATAAATTCCCGAACAAACCCTCTAAAATTTTCTTTTAGAATGTCCAAATCATGCTGATTTGCAGGATTTATGGATATCAACATTAGATACAACCCATCGGTAATATAAGTTGCTTTGTATCCATAATACCACAGTCTTTTCGATGGGTTATATCCAACACTGCCGTTTTTTTAATAAGTTCCGAGTATCCAATTTTTTCATGTCTTCCCTTCCTTACGGATTTTTTCGTTTCAATTGGGATTGTATCTATGAATAATAAACAATTTTTGTTTAGGAAAGTCCTTTGAATCTCGAATAAAAGTTGTTCATATCTATTTATTCGTTCAACAATCTTGTTATATCTTATTTTCGGAAACAATCCCAACCCTTCGATTAAAAATTCATACCCCTTTTTATACATCCACCGAAGTATATCATACAAAGAACCGA is part of the Methanotorris formicicus Mc-S-70 genome and harbors:
- a CDS encoding transposase, giving the protein MWYYGYKATYITDGLYLMLISINPANQHDLDILKENFRGFVREFMNCSIIGDKGYIDKGFENLLRQGKVYFEAIKEIRQTLRVCYSLATASENMIKSFIERTKYKILNKLRKSIETNFSKLVAMFSKHIHAVSKKGLSVKLLLFTIAYNLKVLDEVNSIK